The genomic segment CATCTGGACGGGTTCGGTTCAGATCAAGTAACCGGCACTGTAACGGAGGCGGGTGTTACCGCAGTACTGGTGGCGGACCGCGCGGTGTTCACCAAGACAACGGCTTCGCCCTTTGCGGGCCACCGGTACACGGTGCTGTTGGCGGCGGACACGACGAACACGGTGGAAAGTGTGCCGCAAGGCGACGGTTTTGGCGCCATCCTAATCAAGGCGCCGGGCACTGTTGGCCTGTCGGGTGTGACCGGCGACGGCCAGAAGTTTAAACAGACGGTGCCCATCTCCAAGCATGGCACGTGGCCATTGTACGTGCCGCTGTACAAGGGGCTGGGCGCTGTGTTCGGATGGATTACGCACAGCAATATCGTCGCCGTGAGCGATTTGGACGCCTCGTTGCACTGGTCGAAACCGGCGTCCGCAGCTGATGCGTTCTACCCGGCGGGGTTCGCGGACGACATCGGCCTGGTGGGTTCAGAGTACGTGCGGCCACTGCCGGGAGACAGTGTGATATCCGTGGCCAACGCAAACAATAACGCGGTCGTCAACTTTGGTAACGGTAATCTACCGGCCGTGCAGGGCAATCATGTCACGCTGACCACCGGCAATCTCGTATTCAGCACGAATCTCACTATGAAGATCACGACGCCAACCGGCTTATTCAAGGGCAAGTTCCGTCGGGCCGACAACGGGAGCACGGTGCCATATCAGGGGGCGATCCTGCAGAAGCAGAATTTCGGATCCGGGTTCTTCTTGGGGACTAATGAGAGCGGGTTTGTGACTTTCGAACCGTCGCCTTGATTCGGACAGCTCTTTTACGGGGTCCAAACGCTGATGGTCAGCGGCACTTCGACCTTTGGCAGGCTCGGTAGATTCGTCTCGAAGTTGATGGTGCCTTCCAGGGTCTTCGTGAGCCGCTTCGGCAACGTCGCCACGATTTCATACTCCTGGCCCTTTTGCAGGGTCACAAGCTTGACCTCAACCTCCTTACGGCTGCAGGAAACGTTCCGCAACAGCAGCGGCCGCTCGGTTTGCCGGGAGGTGATGATGATGCTCCGTGACAGGATGACCTCCGTGTCTTCGTCCTTCCAATTGGTCGGGTCCGGCATCCCCCAAGACAGCGTCTCCGGCTCCAATTCAATGTCACCCAGTAGCCGGGCGCTGACAAAAACTGTCAGGACGGCCCCAACCGAGTCGTCGGTGGACAAGCGAATCTGTTCGCTGAAACGACGGGGAAGACCCGTCGCTTTGAATTCAACCTGAAGACGCGCCGCCTGCGGGTCCCCGTCTCCCGTGGGTTTGGCCGTGGCGGCCATCAGGTCGCTGGAGGCTTCGACTTTGGTGATCGTCAATTTCTTGCCGTCGTTGCGACGGATCATCACGGTGGCATTTGTGACCGCGCCCAACCGCAGTGTGCCCAGGTTGATCGACGGCGGTTCTGCGGTCAGCACCGATTTGGTTTGGACCATGATCCCCAATTGCAGAACGGGATGCTCCGGATCGTTGGAAGAGACGGTGATCAGTTTCGACAAGCGCTGGTGGGCTGCCGTACCGAGTTGGATCGTGAACACCAGCTCCCCCTTTTCCCCGGGCCGCAACTTCTCCGATGTGAAGCTGGCCACCGTGCAGCCACAGCTTGGTTTGGGTTTCTCCAACTCCAGGTCGGCGTCACCGGTGTTCTGGAAGGTAAATGTCCCAGTCACCGATTCAACGAGCGAGGTCACGCCAAAATCGTAGCTTGTGCGGTCGAACTGGATTTTCGGCGTGCCTTCCGCGCGGACGGCCGTTCCACCCAGTAGCGCCGCCAACAACCCCCAGCGGTATGCATGATTCATGGCGGGCATTCTATACCTTCTTTGGTAAAGCGGGTCAATTACGGCGCGGGTTGGAGCGGGCGATGGGAATCGAACCCACCTCACCAGCTTGGAAGGCTGGCGCATTACCACTATGCTACGCCCGCATCGAACGCGCCGCCAAGGTACACTGGCAATCGGTGGAGCGTCAAGAGGCCGTTGAAAACACCGAACCCCGCCGCGTGGGGGCACGCGGCCTACAACTTCAGAGGGAAATCCGCCTACTGGAGGCGGCATGGCGCCATGACCGCGTCGGGCATGCCGTGGAGGATTTTTTTATCGGCGGGGCAAACCGTGGCCAGGATGCCACCGAGCTTCGCGTCGTCGCCCACCACGAAGTAGTACGGGCAGAGCCGCACCCGCGCGCCAAACGTCCGCACTTCGTTCGCCTCGAAATCGATGTACTGCGCCTCGAAGAGCTTTGATTTTTCGAAGCGCTGGAGGATGAAGGGATGCGTCGCGAAACCAGCCAGCGCCTGGTCAATGGCTTCCGCCCATTCGCCGGCGGGCAAATCGTGACCCACATACACACCGCGGCTGCCCCAGGCGTGTTCGCTGAAGCCCGAGATTTTCAGGACCAACTCGCGCTGCTTCTGCGAGAACCTGCCCATCTCGCGCCAATCGTGAATGCCGAGTTCGGGAATCACCGCGTGGGGCGGCAATGGCGTTGGGTCAACGATCCACGTATAGGGGAAGACTTCACGCAAAGCCGCCAGGTTTTGTTCGCCAAGGTGTTCGCGCCAGAACGGTCGCAATTGCTCCATCCAAAGAAAGGCGAACAACATTTTCTCTTCGAGTTGGGGCTTGAAAGGCGGTGTCACCGCCACTTGCCCATGCACGGCGGCTTCCGTCAGCACGTTCGCGTTCGGGATGTTCGGCAAATCGAATAATTCGAAGAAGCGATAGACGACTGCTGTCTTGTCCAAATTCACCAATTCTTCCGGTCGCACGACCCGGAAGCCAATTTGCTGGCCGAGCCACTCCATCTCAGGCCGATACGCTGCCGCCTCCTCAGAGACCACAACGACGGCCACAGGTTCTTCGCTCTTCGCTTCCGCGCGCAGCATCGCATCGAACCCTTCCATCATCCCGTGCGCGCCGCCCACGACCGCATCGCCCAGCTCCGTGTATGTCTTGCCGAGCCAGCCCGTTAGGCCAATCCCGCCGGGCACGGAATCGAGTTCGGTGATGAAGAAGTGGTCATTGGTGAGAATCACGTCCGGACGGATCACGCGGGGGACGTGGCTCTTGAACCGCTCGCGCCGCGACAATTCGATGAGTTCCTTCGGCTTGCCCGCATCAAGATACTCCGCGATCCAGGGCGGCAACTTGCCCTGCACGCTGTGGCGGTACATCACGTTACAGGCGCGGTAGAAGGCCAGCAGTTGGGGACCGAGCGCTTCGAGCTTCGCCACGAGTTCCTGCGAAATCGGGAAAGCTTCCGGGGAGATGCGCCATGTCGCGCCGGTAAACATCCCGTGCGCGGGCATTTGGTCACGGACATACTGCGCCCGCTGCAATGCTGTAACTTCAGTCGTCATTCGCGCAACTGGCCGTCGCCGACGACAACGAACTTGTAGCTGGTCAATTCTTCCAGGCCCATCGGGCCGCGGGCGTGGAGCTTATCCGTGGAGATGCCGATCTCGGCGCCGAAGCCGTACTGACCGCCGTCGGCGAGGCGCGTGCTGGCATTCCAGAACACGCTGGAACTGTCCACTTCGCGGAGGAATTTCTCCGCTGTTGCCTTGTTGGCCGTGACGATGGCATCGCTGTGGGCCGAGCCGTATTTCGTGATGTGGTCGATGGCCTCCCCTACTCCGTTGACCACACGGACAGCGAGGATAAGTTCGAGGTACTCGGCATACCAGTCGTCTTCGGTTGCGGGTTTCACACCTGACACGAGACTTCGGGTCTGTTCATCTCCCCGCAGTTCGACTTTCTTCTCGGCGAGAGATCTGGCGATGCGTGGGAGGAACTGGTCGGCGATTTTCTCGTCGATAAGCAGCGTCTCGACGGCGTTGCAGACGCCGGGACGCTGGCATTTGGCGTTCACGACAATTTTCTCCGCCATGTCGAAATCGGCATCACGGTCGACGTAAACATGACAAACACCCTTGTAGTGTTTGATGACGGGAATTCGTGATTTTTCCGCGACGGCGCGGATCAGCCCTTCCCCGCCGCGTGGGATGCAGAGGTTGATCAACTCGTCGAGTTGGAGCAATTCGTCGATGGCCGCGCGGTCGGTCGTGGGGACCACGCTGATGCTGTTCGCCGGCAGGCCGGGGACATTCATCGCATCGGCGATGGCCAGATTGCTATGGATGGCCTCCGAACCACCGCGCAGGATCACGGCATTACCGGTCTTGAAGCAGAGGCAACCGGCGTCCGCGGTGACGTTCGGGCGGGACTCGTAAATGATCAGGATGACGCCGATGGGCACGCGCACTTTCTGGATGCGGATTCCGTTCGGGCGGGTCCACTCGCTGATGGTCTTACCGACGGGATCCGGTAACGCGGCGACCTCACGCACGCCCTTGGCCATTTCGCTGATGCGCTTGTCGGTGAGTGTCAGACGGTCGAGCATGGCCGGCGAGAGACCGGCTTTCTTACCGGCTTCGATGTCCTTCGCGTTGGCGGCCTGGATGCGGGCGGTGGACTTTTCAATCCCATCCGCCATCGCGTAGAGCAGCGAGTTTTTCTTTAGCGCGTCGAGTTTGGCCAATGCGCGCGAGGCGTCGCGGGAACGCTCGGCCAACGCTCGAATTTGTTGCTTCAGGTCCATTTAGAGAATCACCATGTCGTCCCGATGAATCACCACGCCAGTGGCGGACTTGATTAGGATGCCGCCAACCTTCGCCAGGCCGCGCGCAAATTCAACCTGATTTTTGTCGCAGATACTGACGACGTCGCCTTCCGCAAACTCGCCTTCCGTCGAGACAATGCCCTTGGCCAGCAAGCTCTTGCCATTCTCACAGAGCGCCTCCCTTGCGCCTTCATCCACAACTACCTTACCCGCAGGATGTTGGAAGAACGCAATCCAGCGTTTACGGCTTGCCAGCTTGTCCGCGTGCGGCAGGAAGATCGTTCCAACTTCCTCCCCGGCCAGCACGTCCCGCACGACATGCGCGCGGTTGCCGTTCGCAATCACGAGGGGGATACCGGCGCGGGTGGCGATCTTCGCGGCGTCGATTTTCGATTTCATACCGCCAACGCTCGTCAAGCGGTCCGTGTCACGCGCCAGCGATTCGATTTCGCGTATCTCCGATACGGTCGCCACGACGCGCTTTTGTTCGTCCAACAATCCCTCGACGTGCGAGAGGATGATCAGTAGATCCGCATCGATGAGGGTAGCGGTCAACGCGCCGAGCCGGTCGTTGTCACCGAACTTGATCTCGTCCACCGCGACCGTGTCGTTCTCATTGATGATGGGAACGACGCCACGGGCAAGCAAGGTGGCAAGCGTGTTATGGGCGTTGAGGTGGCGCGTGCGGTTCTTCAAATCGTCGTGTGTGAGTAGCACCTGCGCGACGGTGATGCCGGAGTTACCGAATAAGCGGTCGTAAACCGCCATCAACTTGCTCTGTCCGATGGCGGCCGCGGCCTGGAGTTCATCGAGCCGTTTGGGGCGCTGCTTGATTCCCAGTTCCGACATCCCCGCGCCGATGGCCCCCGAGGAAACCACGATGATCTGCTTCTTTGCCGCATGGAGTGCGGCCAATTGCGCGACGATCTGCTCGATCTGCGGCAACGAAAGACGGTTCTGCGCATCGGTGAGCAAGCCCGTACCGAGCTTGATCACAATACGGCTGACCTTGCGGAGAATGTCATTGCGGAGGTTCATAAGAGCCATAATTGCTTACCAGAGTTTGGGGAATGTGTCGAGTGGCTGGGAGCCGAGCCTGCTACCCAACAATTCCCGGACCGAACGGCGGGCCTAGTTCACCACGACGACGCGGTAAAATCGCTGCGGTTGCGCGACCGGGTCGGCGAATGAAACCGAGGTGGCTGACGCGGTGATATCGGTCAGATCGTTCCACGCCGCGTCCGTGGGCAGTTGCTTCCACTGAACGCGGTAGATCCTGCTCGAAACAGAGCCCCACGAAAGACCGAATTGGCTATTGGTGATGATCACGGATGTCAAAGCGGGAGCGTTGGTCACGTAGATCGTGCTCAGTAACTTGGCGAGGCGTTGGCCACCAATGGCCATGCGCTGCACGGTGGTGCTTTGAGCGGTAGCGAGGTAGCTGGCTGTAGGAGAAGTGCCGTTGGTGATCCCGACATAGGATACCGTCGCTGCGAGTCCCCGTCCTTCCAAGGCCCAGGGCATCGGGTCGGGAATCGAACCGATACTGGCGCTGTACGGGTAGGCAGCTTCCACGGCAGCGGCCTTGTTGGTGATGATGGCCTGGCTGGCGGCCGTGAACGGACGCGTCACGGAGTCAGAGAGATAGCCACCGCCAGCATCCCAAAGAGCATGGAGTTCACTCCATGTGCCGGTAAGGTTGAAACTGTTGCCACCGGCGTCACCGGCAGGCTGGTTAGTAGTCACACCTGTGGAACAATGGAGGGGCTGTGTAATGTCCCCGCAGAAGTGGATTAGAAAACGCAAGGCGGTGGCCTGGTTGCTGAGCGACTGAGTTGGGTCTTGCAATGTGATAATGCAGGATCGGATAGCCACGACAACATTGGATGGGTCGTTGACAACCCCGTTGGTCGGATAGCCATCGAGACTGATAGGGATGTCAATGTAGTGCGAGTCACTGTACGCCGACGTGAAACTTTTAATATCGTCCGCCCAGCAGGCCGCGGTCACAAAATTGCTGTTGGCGGAACTCGAGTGATAGACCGGCACCGCGATGAGGGCGTCGCACTTGGCCTTTACGGCAGCGTCGAGATGGTTATAGGCGATCTGCGCCACGACCATGTGCCCTTCCCCGTTCCAAGCCAATACAGGGCCCACAAGGCAAAAACAGGTAAACAGACCGGCCATGAGTTTGATGCTTTTGATCATAATAAAAATTGCTTTTTCTGAGGTTGTGCGGTTCGGGCACAGCCGCCCCGGAACCTTGCCTGTGTGGGCATTGTACCCCTGAACGCCTCCCCCGGTCAATCACGACACGATCAAGGAGAGGCTGGGCTATAAGACCGCCCTTGGCGAAGGGAAAGTAAACCAAAAAGCTTCCAAAGCTCCCAAACCTTCCAAAGCTCACTCACGGGTTTTGGGAGGTTGAGTTAGGATTCATGCGTGGATTTATGGATAGCACCGACAAAGCCGCTGTGTGGCGAATCGCGTCCACGGAGCGTAGCTACAACGGACGGGGAGAGGCGCCAAAACATGTTTTCTGCGAAACGAACCCATTTATTTTCGGGACATTTTGTACTGTATCCATCTTATTCATACGAACTTATGCCGTTTGCAGCAGCGTTTGCAAATGGGTTCGTTTTCGAAAAACGAACCCATTTTAGGGGGTTTATAGCGGGTTTCGGCTGCCGGCGAGACCAAAACGAACTCAAATCATGGAGGCCTACGGCGGGCCGGTACGCAGGCCCGCTGGCGCGTCTAAGGGCTGGACAGGCCCGAAGCGCCTTCTACAATGCCCGGGTGTTGGCGCGCTCCTGCGAAAGGCTTCTTATGAAACTTGTCGGTATCGCGATCATCCTGGCGTCGTGGACAGCCCTGGCGGCGGAACTACCGCGCTCGGTTTTTGACCCGAAGTCCTATGGAGCGAGGGGCGATGGGGTCACCAACGACGGCGGCGCCATCCAGAAAGCCATCGATGTCTGCGCGCAGGCCGGCGGTGGCATGGTTTACCTCCCGCCCGGCAACTTTCTGACGGGAACGATTGTCCTGAAGAGCAATGTGACCCTCCACCTGTCGCCCGGCGCGACGCTGTGGGGCAGCCGGCGCATTGAAGACTACAAGCCGTTCCATCTGATCTACGCGCAGGACGCCGAGAACATCGCGATCGAGGGCGACGGCACGATCAACGGCAACGGTGACGCGTTTTGGGGACGCGAATTCAGGCCGATTGAAAAACGCCCGAGCCCGTTGATCGAACTGGTCGGTTGCCGCAACGTGCACATTCGCGACGTGCGGATTCGCAACACGCCCGGCTGGGGCATCCGTCCCTGGAACTGCGACGGCGTGTACATTCACGGTATTTCGATGATCAGCGACATGGACAGCCCGAACACGGACGGCATCGACCCGGATGCGAGCCGCAACGTGTTCATCTCGGATTCGTACATCGAGACAGGCGACGACGCGATTTGCCTGAAGACGGACAAACGTCCCGAGGCCACGACGGCGCAGGCCTGCGAAAACGTCACCGTGGCCAATTGCGTCCTGATCAGCGACGACTCAGCGATCAAGCTGGGCACGGCGAGTTGGGGTGATTTCCGGGATTGCACTTTCGCGAACTGCGTGATCACCGGGACCCGGTACGGCATCGCGATGTACATCAAGGACGGGGGGCTCGTCGAAGGCATCCGTTTCGCGAATATCACGATCGACACGTCGGTCGCGTTCGAGAATGCGCGAACAGGCCGCACACGTTCGCGGTCGGAGTATCCCATTTTCCTCGACCTCGAACGGCGCGGCGAAGGCTCGGCCCTGGGGCGCATCCGCGACGTGAGCTTCAGCGACATCAGTATCCGCGGCAAAGGCCGGGTGCTGGTCGCCGGCGGGCCGGAGCGCCCGCTGGAGAACCTGAGCTTCCACAATATCCTTATGCGCGTCACCGGATTCGAGACGGTCGCGAAAGAGCATAAACCGCGCGGGGTTGGCAAAATTCGCGCCGCTACGCCGGAGGCGGATTATGGCCCCGTGCCGGCAGCGTTCATTTTCGCGAATATCCGCGGCCTGGACCTGCGTGATATGCGCGTCATCTGGGACACTGAGGCAGCGCCGCAAGATCGACACGCTATCTATGCCGGGCGCGTCGAGGATCTTTCTATCAGTGGTTTCAGCGGCGGTCCCGCGGGAACGAAGCTGGCCGCTATCGGACTGGAGAAAACCAAGCACGTCTTTATCACCGCAGCAGGGCCTAACCCGGGGACGGCGGTGTTCGTGGGAGTGAGTGGTGTGCCTGGCGAAGAAATCGCGCTTACGGGGAACAATCTGCCGACCGGAGTCAAGCCTGTGCAAGCCGGGGCTTCCTATGTGCACCTGCCCTAGAGCCGCCAAGAGGGCCAAGAATTGACCCCGTTGCCAAAGTCCAGACGCCCTGCGCTACGAACCGGCAGTCTGCTGGGGCAACAACCGTCCCACGTGCTTTTTCGGCTCGCGAACCATAGGTTGCATGAAGGATTGCATGATTCCCGAGACCGTTTCACGAGACACACACATTCCGCCGCAGGGTTGCCAGCGGTCTTTGACAAGCTTGTTCACTTCGGCAACCAGGCTCTCCGGGGACGAAGCGGTGGCGATCTTGTATTCCATAACTCTCATTTCGCGTTGTTACCAGAATCTGAGCCGCCTCACAAGCTTTGTCCAAAGGCAACAGAGCCTATCCGTCCGAATGACGATGGCGCTAGCAGTTTGCGGAAAGGAACGTTGACAGGGGGGGCGGGTTTGGTAAACTTTTGACGCTAAGTTTCTCCCCGTTTAGCTGGAGGTCAGTTCCTGCCTTTGGGCAGTACAAACTCACAAGAGGAAGTCTTACGAACATGGCTAAGAAATCGAAAAGTTCAGGCAAAAAAGCGGTGAAGTACGTTTATTTTTTCGGCGGCGGCAAAGCGGACGGTAACGGCTCACAGAAGGCGTTGCTTGGCGGCAAAGGCGCGAACCTGCATGAGATGACGCGGATCGGCCTGCCCGTCCCTCCGGGATTCACGATCACGACAGAGCTTTGTACCTACTATTACGAGAACAAGAAGAGCTATCCGAAGACACTAACGGACCAGGTCAATGCGGCCCTCGCGAAACTCGAAGGTGTCACCGGCAAGAAGTTCGGCGACAAACAGAATCCGTTGTTGGTTTCCGTCCGCTCGGGCGCGCGCGAATCGATGCCGGGCATGATGGACACGATCCTGAATCTCGGCCTGAATGATGACACCGTCGAAGTCGTCGCCCGCAAGTCGGGGAATGCGCGATGGGCGTGGGACTGCTATCGCCGTTTCGTCCAGATGTACGGCGACGTGGTCATGGGCGTCCAGAACACCGGCCGCGACGAGCATGAACCGTTCGACGAAGTGATGGAACAGCTCAAGCACGAGGTCGGCGTGAAAGAGGACACGGAGCTCGGCGCCAAGGAACTGCACATCCTCGTCGATCGCTTCAAGGACCTGATTCGCAAACGCACGGGCAAGGAATTTCCGCAAGAACCCGTCAAACAACTCTGGGGTTCCGTTGGCGCCGTGTTTGGCTCGTGGATGAACGATCGAGCGATCGTCTATCGCCGCAAGTACCACATTCCGCACGAATGGGGCACCGCCGTCAACGTCCAGACGATGGTGTTCGGCAATCTCGGCGACACCAGCGCGACAGGCGTGGCGTTCACCCGCGATCCGGCCACTGGTGAGAAGGTGTTTTATGGCGAATACCTGATCAACGCGCAAGGCGAAGACGTCGTCGCGGGCACCCGCACGCCACAGCCGATTGCCAAATTGAAACAGGAAATGCCCAAGGCGCACGCCGAACTTGTGACCGTCTGCAAAACCCTGGAGACGCGCTTTAAGGACATGCAGGATTTCGAGTTCACCGTCGAAGACAACAAACTCTACATGCTCCAGACCCGCAACGGCAAACGCACCGGCCTGGCCGCGGTGCGTATCGCGGTGGAGATGGTGGAGGAAAAGGTCATCGACTGGAAGGAAGCGGTTCGCCGCGTGCCGGCGGATTCGCTCACGCAGGTGCTCGCGCCCATCTTCGACCGCAAGGACCGAGACGCAGCGGTGAAAGCGGGCCGTTTACTCTGCAAAGGCCTGGCGGCAGGCCCTGGCGCTGCCTCCGGCAAGGTGGTGTTTAACGCCGAAGACGCTGTGGATCGCGCCCACAAGGGCGAACGCGTGTTGCTCTGCCGTGTGGAAACCAGCCCGGAAGATTTGCGGGGCATGATTGCCGCCGAAGGTATTCTCACGGCGCGCGGCGGCGTTTCGTCGCACGCGGCGTTGGTGGCCCGTCAGATGGGCAAAATCTGCGTGTGCGGCGCGGCCGATATCGTGGTGGATTACACGGCGCGGGTCATGAACGTCGGTGGCCGCACGATCCAGGAGGGTGACTTCATCTCCATCGACGGCACGCTCGGCGAAGTTTATGAGGGCGAACTCAAGACCGCCCCGAGCGAAGTCGCGCAAGTACTCATCGCCAAGACACTCGACCCCAGGCAGGCCCCGACCTATCAGCGGTTCGACAAGCTGATGAAATGGGCCGACAAAATCCGCCGGCTGGGTATCCGCACGAATGCCGATCAGCCTGATCAGGCGGCCAATGCCGTCGCATTCGGCGCGGCGGGAATCGGCTTATGTCGCACCGAACACATGTTCTTCGAAGGCGACCGTATTTATGCCATGCGCGAGATGATCCTCGCCGAAACAAGGGAAGCTCGCGTGGCCGCGCTCCAGAAGTTGTTGCCGCTGCAGCGCGACGATTTCGCGGGCATTTTCCGCGCGATGAAAGGTCATCCCGTGACGATCCGCACGTTGGATCCGCCACTGCACGAATTCCTGCCGCACGATGGCGAAATGCAGCGCGAGACCGCGCACAAACTCGGCATCAGTCCCGAGAAAGTCGCCGCCCGCGTGGCGGCGTTGCATGAGGCCAACCCGATGCTCGGTCATCGCGGCTGCCGGCTCGGCATCACCTTTCCCGAAATCACCGAAATGCAGACCCGCGCCATCATCGAAGCGGCCATCAAGGTGCGGAAGGAAGGCATCCCCGTGAAGCCCGAAATCATGATTGTGCTGGTCGGCTTCCCGAAGGAACTGCAGAACCAGTTGGAGATCGTCCATCGTACCGCCAAGCAGGTCATGGGAGAGAAGAAATCCCGGATCAACTATTTGGTCGGCACGATGATCGAAATCCCACGCGGTGCGCTCTGCGCCGACGAGATTGCCAAGGACGCGGAATTTTTTAGCTTTGGCACCAACGACCTGACGCAGACCACGCTTGGCATGAGCCGCGATGATAGCGGTTCATTCCTGCCACAATACCAGGAACTGGAAATCGTCAATCGCAATCCGTTCGAGGCGATTGACCAGACGGGCGTCGGCCAGCTTATGCAGATCGCCATTGAGAAGGGGCGCAAAACCCGCCCCGGTATAAAGCTCGGCATTTGCGGCGAGCACGGCGGCGAACCCTCCTCGGTGGAGTTCTGCCATCGCATCGGACTCACATATGTGAGTTGCAGCCCCTTCCGCGTTCCCATCGCGCGCCTGGCGGCAGCGCAAGCGGTTCTCAAGGATGTGAAAGCCGCCAAAGGTCGTGAGATTAGTTAGTTTTGCGAAAATCGAAGAACCAGCGCAGGGCCGGTGGAATTCCCGGCCCTGTTTTTTGTGGCCCGACTACTGCTTTGAACCAAACAGCGTGTTCGAACATCTTATGCTCAGGGTACTGGTGCGATCGCGCATCCGGTTTGAAAGTTCTTGCGTAGGGCAAAGTGACCGCATAGTTTTGGTGCGAACCAAAAAGGCCGGGCGTTTTTTTAGCGTGAGAAAGACATGGTAATCGACCGCGATAGAGAAAGTGAGAATGGGATCAAGATCTATCTGCGCGAGATCGGGCAGATTGCCCTGCTGACCCCCAAGGATGAGATACGCCTGGCGGCGCGTATCAAGAAGGGCGACAAGCAGGCACGGGCGCAGATGATCAAAGCC from the Verrucomicrobiia bacterium genome contains:
- a CDS encoding DUF1573 domain-containing protein is translated as MNHAYRWGLLAALLGGTAVRAEGTPKIQFDRTSYDFGVTSLVESVTGTFTFQNTGDADLELEKPKPSCGCTVASFTSEKLRPGEKGELVFTIQLGTAAHQRLSKLITVSSNDPEHPVLQLGIMVQTKSVLTAEPPSINLGTLRLGAVTNATVMIRRNDGKKLTITKVEASSDLMAATAKPTGDGDPQAARLQVEFKATGLPRRFSEQIRLSTDDSVGAVLTVFVSARLLGDIELEPETLSWGMPDPTNWKDEDTEVILSRSIIITSRQTERPLLLRNVSCSRKEVEVKLVTLQKGQEYEIVATLPKRLTKTLEGTINFETNLPSLPKVEVPLTISVWTP
- a CDS encoding glutamate-5-semialdehyde dehydrogenase is translated as MDLKQQIRALAERSRDASRALAKLDALKKNSLLYAMADGIEKSTARIQAANAKDIEAGKKAGLSPAMLDRLTLTDKRISEMAKGVREVAALPDPVGKTISEWTRPNGIRIQKVRVPIGVILIIYESRPNVTADAGCLCFKTGNAVILRGGSEAIHSNLAIADAMNVPGLPANSISVVPTTDRAAIDELLQLDELINLCIPRGGEGLIRAVAEKSRIPVIKHYKGVCHVYVDRDADFDMAEKIVVNAKCQRPGVCNAVETLLIDEKIADQFLPRIARSLAEKKVELRGDEQTRSLVSGVKPATEDDWYAEYLELILAVRVVNGVGEAIDHITKYGSAHSDAIVTANKATAEKFLREVDSSSVFWNASTRLADGGQYGFGAEIGISTDKLHARGPMGLEELTSYKFVVVGDGQLRE
- the proB gene encoding glutamate 5-kinase — its product is MALMNLRNDILRKVSRIVIKLGTGLLTDAQNRLSLPQIEQIVAQLAALHAAKKQIIVVSSGAIGAGMSELGIKQRPKRLDELQAAAAIGQSKLMAVYDRLFGNSGITVAQVLLTHDDLKNRTRHLNAHNTLATLLARGVVPIINENDTVAVDEIKFGDNDRLGALTATLIDADLLIILSHVEGLLDEQKRVVATVSEIREIESLARDTDRLTSVGGMKSKIDAAKIATRAGIPLVIANGNRAHVVRDVLAGEEVGTIFLPHADKLASRKRWIAFFQHPAGKVVVDEGAREALCENGKSLLAKGIVSTEGEFAEGDVVSICDKNQVEFARGLAKVGGILIKSATGVVIHRDDMVIL
- a CDS encoding S1/P1 nuclease, with protein sequence MIKSIKLMAGLFTCFCLVGPVLAWNGEGHMVVAQIAYNHLDAAVKAKCDALIAVPVYHSSSANSNFVTAACWADDIKSFTSAYSDSHYIDIPISLDGYPTNGVVNDPSNVVVAIRSCIITLQDPTQSLSNQATALRFLIHFCGDITQPLHCSTGVTTNQPAGDAGGNSFNLTGTWSELHALWDAGGGYLSDSVTRPFTAASQAIITNKAAAVEAAYPYSASIGSIPDPMPWALEGRGLAATVSYVGITNGTSPTASYLATAQSTTVQRMAIGGQRLAKLLSTIYVTNAPALTSVIITNSQFGLSWGSVSSRIYRVQWKQLPTDAAWNDLTDITASATSVSFADPVAQPQRFYRVVVVN
- a CDS encoding glycosyl hydrolase family 28 protein; amino-acid sequence: MKLVGIAIILASWTALAAELPRSVFDPKSYGARGDGVTNDGGAIQKAIDVCAQAGGGMVYLPPGNFLTGTIVLKSNVTLHLSPGATLWGSRRIEDYKPFHLIYAQDAENIAIEGDGTINGNGDAFWGREFRPIEKRPSPLIELVGCRNVHIRDVRIRNTPGWGIRPWNCDGVYIHGISMISDMDSPNTDGIDPDASRNVFISDSYIETGDDAICLKTDKRPEATTAQACENVTVANCVLISDDSAIKLGTASWGDFRDCTFANCVITGTRYGIAMYIKDGGLVEGIRFANITIDTSVAFENARTGRTRSRSEYPIFLDLERRGEGSALGRIRDVSFSDISIRGKGRVLVAGGPERPLENLSFHNILMRVTGFETVAKEHKPRGVGKIRAATPEADYGPVPAAFIFANIRGLDLRDMRVIWDTEAAPQDRHAIYAGRVEDLSISGFSGGPAGTKLAAIGLEKTKHVFITAAGPNPGTAVFVGVSGVPGEEIALTGNNLPTGVKPVQAGASYVHLP
- the ppdK gene encoding pyruvate, phosphate dikinase translates to MAKKSKSSGKKAVKYVYFFGGGKADGNGSQKALLGGKGANLHEMTRIGLPVPPGFTITTELCTYYYENKKSYPKTLTDQVNAALAKLEGVTGKKFGDKQNPLLVSVRSGARESMPGMMDTILNLGLNDDTVEVVARKSGNARWAWDCYRRFVQMYGDVVMGVQNTGRDEHEPFDEVMEQLKHEVGVKEDTELGAKELHILVDRFKDLIRKRTGKEFPQEPVKQLWGSVGAVFGSWMNDRAIVYRRKYHIPHEWGTAVNVQTMVFGNLGDTSATGVAFTRDPATGEKVFYGEYLINAQGEDVVAGTRTPQPIAKLKQEMPKAHAELVTVCKTLETRFKDMQDFEFTVEDNKLYMLQTRNGKRTGLAAVRIAVEMVEEKVIDWKEAVRRVPADSLTQVLAPIFDRKDRDAAVKAGRLLCKGLAAGPGAASGKVVFNAEDAVDRAHKGERVLLCRVETSPEDLRGMIAAEGILTARGGVSSHAALVARQMGKICVCGAADIVVDYTARVMNVGGRTIQEGDFISIDGTLGEVYEGELKTAPSEVAQVLIAKTLDPRQAPTYQRFDKLMKWADKIRRLGIRTNADQPDQAANAVAFGAAGIGLCRTEHMFFEGDRIYAMREMILAETREARVAALQKLLPLQRDDFAGIFRAMKGHPVTIRTLDPPLHEFLPHDGEMQRETAHKLGISPEKVAARVAALHEANPMLGHRGCRLGITFPEITEMQTRAIIEAAIKVRKEGIPVKPEIMIVLVGFPKELQNQLEIVHRTAKQVMGEKKSRINYLVGTMIEIPRGALCADEIAKDAEFFSFGTNDLTQTTLGMSRDDSGSFLPQYQELEIVNRNPFEAIDQTGVGQLMQIAIEKGRKTRPGIKLGICGEHGGEPSSVEFCHRIGLTYVSCSPFRVPIARLAAAQAVLKDVKAAKGREIS